In Tenrec ecaudatus isolate mTenEca1 chromosome 4, mTenEca1.hap1, whole genome shotgun sequence, a single window of DNA contains:
- the LOC142446290 gene encoding olfactory receptor 5AN6-like produces MDEGRNSTTVTKFIFLGFYEFPKLRVFLFSTFLVIYLITVFWNLGLITLIKMDSQLHTPMYYFLNKLAFLDICYVSCTTPKMLSDFFQEQKSISFMGCTMQYFFFTCFGLSESCLLVSMAYDRYAAICSPLLYTTIMSPTLCLQLFIGSTITGSFGSFIQLCGLLQLNFCGPNIINHFFCDLTQLLILSCSDTSFLQILFSVLTVIYGLASVLVIMISYGYIVATILKMSSAEGRSKAFNTCASHLTAVSLFYGSGTFVYLCPNSDDSLSQGKLASVVYTIVIPMLNPLIYSLRNKEIKDALIRCKKRIFS; encoded by the coding sequence ATGGATGAAGGAAGAAACAGCACTACAGTCACCAAGTTCATCTTCTTGGGATTCTATGAATTTCCAAagctcagggtcttcctcttttcaacatTCCTAGTGATCTACCTCATCACAGTATTCTGGAACCTGGGTCTTATTACCCTGATCAAGATGGACTCCCAGCTGCACACACCCATGTATTACTTCCTTAACAAACTTGCCTTCTTAGACATATGCTATGTGTCCTGCACAACTCCCAAAATGCTCTCAGACTTcttccaggagcagaaatccaTCTCCTTTATGGGATGCACCATGCAGTACTTCTTCTTCACTTGCTTTGGTCTGAGTGAGAGTTGTCTACTAGTGTCCATGGCTTACGATCGATACGCTGCCATTTGCAGTCCTCTACTTTACACAACGATCATGTCCCCAACTCTTTGCCTACAACTGTTCATAGGATCTACCATAACTGGATCCTTTGGCTCATTTATCCAACTATGTGGCTTACTTCAGCTCAATTTCTGTGGGCCAAATATCATTAACCATTTCTTCTGTGACCTGACCCAACTGTTGATCCTATCTTGTTCTGATACTTCTTTCTTACAAATTTTATTTTCTGTGCTGACAGTGATCTATGGACTGGCCTCTGTCCTGGTTATCATGATATCCTATGGTTATATCGTTGCCACCATTCTGAAGATGAGTTCTGCTGAAGGCAGGTCCAAGGCTTTCAACACCTGTGCTTCTCACCTGACAGCAGTGAGTCTTTTCTATGGCTCAGGCACCTTTGTGTATTTATGCCCCAATTCTGATGATTCTCTTAGCCAAGGCAAGCTGGCCTCTGTTGTCTACACTATAGTGATTCCCATGTTAAACCCACTGATCTATAGTCTGAGAAATAAGGAAATCAAAGATGCCCTCATCAGATGTAAGAAGAGAATTTTCTCCTGA